One Neisseria sicca genomic region harbors:
- a CDS encoding ABC transporter ATP-binding protein: MLRLTDICKRFDSKTVADRISLTVSAGETLAVLGRSGCGKSTLLKIIAGIVKPDSGEVWLDGQNITAVPPEKRNVSLMFQDYALFPHLTAQENVGFGLKMRRLPKAEIEAQTMQALRDIGLENEARRKPGSLSGGEQQRLALARALIIKPSLLLLDEAFSSLDTHLRHTLYRLTDESIRRQNIPAVLVTHSPEEAAALADHIALMHEGRILQYGTPAELFRRPADAQAARLLGLPNTDDAHHIPTHAIRPDPQGTPCRILSLTPLPDSLRLTFAHPEYGELTTLLPAGYLPAGDTVPIHIDKGQIVWFEPLR; this comes from the coding sequence ATGCTCCGACTTACCGACATCTGCAAACGCTTCGACAGCAAAACCGTCGCCGACCGCATCAGCCTGACCGTGTCCGCAGGCGAAACCCTTGCCGTCCTCGGACGCTCCGGCTGCGGCAAATCCACCCTGCTCAAAATCATTGCAGGCATCGTCAAACCCGACAGCGGCGAAGTCTGGCTGGACGGGCAGAACATCACCGCCGTCCCGCCCGAAAAGCGCAACGTCTCGCTGATGTTTCAAGACTACGCCCTGTTCCCGCACCTGACCGCCCAAGAAAACGTCGGCTTCGGACTCAAAATGCGCCGCCTGCCCAAAGCCGAAATCGAAGCACAAACCATGCAGGCGCTGCGCGACATCGGTTTGGAAAACGAAGCCCGCCGCAAACCCGGCAGCCTCTCCGGCGGCGAACAGCAACGCCTCGCCCTCGCCCGCGCCCTGATTATCAAGCCGTCCCTGCTCCTCTTGGACGAAGCCTTCTCCAGCCTCGACACCCACCTGCGCCACACCCTCTACCGCCTGACCGACGAGAGCATCCGCCGTCAAAACATCCCCGCCGTCCTCGTAACCCATTCCCCCGAAGAAGCCGCCGCGCTGGCAGACCATATCGCCCTCATGCACGAAGGGCGCATCCTCCAATACGGCACGCCCGCCGAACTCTTCCGCCGCCCGGCCGACGCCCAAGCCGCCCGCCTGCTCGGGCTGCCCAACACCGACGATGCGCACCACATCCCGACACACGCCATCCGTCCCGACCCGCAAGGCACACCCTGCCGCATCCTGTCCCTCACCCCCTTACCCGACAGCCTGCGTCTGACCTTCGCCCATCCCGAATACGGCGAACTGACCACCCTGCTGCCCGCCGGCTACCTTCCCGCCGGCGATACCGTGCCGATACATATCGATAAAGGACAAATCGTCTGGTTTGAACCGTTGCGATGA
- a CDS encoding NUDIX hydrolase, which translates to MSSRPCFSETLDRRTHDALYDWARASYGASDDWNTLYLNGLALGRLNPFWRERIKQDWQEGLSEISDDLCLQTDNWLAMGDSLQHLAHEWKSLGLLHGWRDEKFDVCDDAGKVLFALERAAFRPFGLMSQAVHLNGLVQTDGGWHFWIGRRSPHKAVDPDKLDNLVGGGIASGETPFEAVCRESEEEAGLMPPALDNLRAAARIHSLRPVSRGIHNEILHIFDIVLPESVRPENQDGEVAGFELMNVSQLVETMLSQTMMHDAQLVTLEALKRYGVLDRQHPLSLWLESLCR; encoded by the coding sequence ATGTCTTCGCGCCCTTGTTTTTCCGAAACGCTCGACCGCCGCACCCACGACGCGCTCTACGATTGGGCGCGGGCAAGTTACGGCGCCTCGGACGACTGGAACACGCTCTATCTGAACGGACTGGCTTTGGGTCGTCTGAATCCGTTTTGGCGCGAACGGATCAAACAAGACTGGCAGGAAGGGCTTTCTGAAATTTCAGACGACCTCTGCCTGCAAACGGACAACTGGCTGGCGATGGGCGACAGTTTGCAGCACTTGGCGCACGAATGGAAAAGCCTCGGACTGCTGCACGGCTGGCGCGACGAAAAGTTTGACGTGTGCGACGACGCGGGCAAGGTTCTCTTTGCGTTGGAACGCGCCGCCTTCCGCCCGTTCGGACTCATGAGCCAAGCCGTCCACCTCAACGGACTGGTGCAAACCGACGGCGGCTGGCATTTTTGGATAGGCCGCCGCAGCCCGCACAAAGCCGTCGATCCCGACAAACTCGACAACCTCGTCGGCGGCGGCATTGCCAGCGGAGAAACCCCGTTTGAAGCCGTCTGCCGCGAAAGCGAAGAAGAAGCCGGACTGATGCCGCCCGCCCTCGACAACCTCCGAGCCGCCGCCCGAATCCACAGCCTGCGCCCCGTATCGCGCGGCATCCACAACGAAATCCTGCACATCTTCGACATCGTCCTGCCCGAATCCGTCCGCCCCGAAAACCAAGACGGCGAAGTCGCAGGGTTTGAATTGATGAACGTTTCGCAACTCGTCGAAACCATGTTGTCCCAAACCATGATGCACGATGCCCAGCTCGTTACCCTCGAAGCCCTCAAACGATACGGCGTGCTCGACAGGCAGCATCCGCTAAGCCTTTGGCTGGAAAGCCTTTGCCGCTGA
- a CDS encoding beta-class carbonic anhydrase: MSELSEILAYNQNFVESGEYEKYFTDKYPGRELAILSCMDARIIELLPDALGLKNGDAKLIKNAGAVVTHPWGSVMHSLLVAVFELKVKEIMVIAHHDCGMKGLNAAGFLEKVHESDIPDDRIETLRNAGIDLDDWLTGFDNVEDSVRHTVKVIRNHPLMPADIAVHGLVIHPTTGKLTLVVDGSPEAKSLSDDPANP, from the coding sequence ATGAGCGAATTGAGCGAAATTCTCGCCTATAACCAAAATTTTGTCGAATCGGGCGAATACGAAAAATATTTCACTGACAAATATCCCGGCCGCGAATTGGCCATCCTGTCCTGCATGGACGCGCGCATCATCGAGCTGCTGCCCGACGCGCTCGGACTGAAAAACGGCGACGCCAAGCTCATCAAAAACGCCGGCGCAGTCGTTACCCATCCCTGGGGGTCAGTCATGCACAGCCTTTTGGTCGCCGTGTTCGAACTCAAAGTCAAAGAAATCATGGTCATCGCCCACCACGACTGCGGCATGAAGGGACTGAACGCCGCCGGTTTCCTTGAAAAAGTACACGAAAGCGACATCCCCGACGACCGCATCGAAACCCTGCGCAACGCCGGCATAGACCTCGACGACTGGCTGACCGGTTTCGACAACGTAGAAGACAGCGTCCGCCACACCGTCAAAGTCATCCGCAACCACCCGCTCATGCCCGCCGACATCGCCGTCCACGGACTCGTCATCCACCCGACCACCGGCAAACTCACCCTGGTTGTCGACGGCAGCCCCGAGGCAAAAAGCCTTTCAGACGACCCCGCCAACCCATAA
- the nadD gene encoding nicotinate-nucleotide adenylyltransferase has product MKNIGLFGGTFDPIHNGHLHIARAFADEIGLDTVVFLPAGDPYHKDPSRACAQDRLIMTELAIADDPRFAASDCDIVREGATYTFDTVQIFRQQFPAAQLWWLMGSDSLMKLHTWKKWQTLVRQTHITVAMRQGDNLNQTPRELHAWLGEALQNGSVRILNAPLHNTSSTQIRQTLQSGRLSDDLPPQVARYIREHKLYQSGK; this is encoded by the coding sequence ATGAAAAACATCGGACTTTTCGGCGGCACCTTCGACCCCATCCACAACGGCCACCTCCACATCGCCCGCGCCTTCGCCGACGAAATCGGACTCGACACCGTCGTCTTCCTGCCCGCAGGCGACCCCTACCACAAAGACCCGTCCCGCGCCTGTGCCCAAGACCGCCTCATCATGACCGAACTCGCCATCGCCGACGACCCCCGCTTCGCCGCCAGCGACTGCGACATCGTCCGCGAAGGCGCGACGTACACCTTCGACACCGTCCAAATCTTCCGCCAGCAATTCCCCGCCGCCCAACTTTGGTGGCTTATGGGCAGCGACAGCCTCATGAAACTGCACACTTGGAAAAAATGGCAGACCCTCGTACGCCAAACCCACATCACCGTCGCCATGCGCCAAGGCGACAACCTCAACCAAACCCCGCGCGAACTCCACGCCTGGCTGGGCGAAGCCCTCCAAAACGGCAGCGTCCGCATCCTCAACGCCCCCCTGCACAACACCTCCTCCACCCAAATCCGCCAAACCCTCCAAAGCGGCAGACTTTCAGACGACCTCCCGCCCCAAGTCGCCCGCTACATCCGCGAACACAAACTGTACCAAAGCGGAAAATAG
- the rsfS gene encoding ribosome silencing factor: MNEQELQDLQKMVETAVEALEDIKAKDISVLQTQEKTSLFARMIIASGDSTRQVKALANNVAVSLKEAGFEILSTEGDSGEWTLVDAGDLVVHVMLPAVRDFYDIDTLWGGEKPSFHAGAQKPWHAAD; this comes from the coding sequence ATGAACGAACAAGAACTGCAAGACCTGCAAAAAATGGTCGAAACCGCCGTCGAAGCCCTCGAAGACATCAAAGCCAAAGACATCTCCGTCCTCCAAACCCAAGAAAAAACCTCACTGTTCGCCCGCATGATCATCGCCAGCGGCGACAGCACCCGCCAAGTCAAAGCCCTCGCCAACAACGTCGCCGTCAGCCTCAAAGAAGCCGGCTTCGAAATCCTCAGCACCGAAGGCGACAGCGGCGAATGGACGCTCGTTGACGCAGGCGACCTCGTCGTCCACGTCATGCTGCCCGCCGTCCGCGACTTCTACGACATCGACACCCTCTGGGGCGGCGAAAAACCCAGCTTCCACGCCGGCGCGCAAAAACCCTGGCATGCCGCCGACTAA